In Musa acuminata AAA Group cultivar baxijiao chromosome BXJ3-9, Cavendish_Baxijiao_AAA, whole genome shotgun sequence, a single genomic region encodes these proteins:
- the LOC135583671 gene encoding uncharacterized protein LOC135583671 isoform X6 has product MRPPRCPHRNMVGRGADGRPDAEEDPSPAAAPSEAGLPGVDLLAQARKALSFRCPFDAEESTPRVPTLPSGLASFLLRASEGHRKHKKSQGETSEKPLGNRKPSTVWDETEEFFRPVTLDDIDMLVPKLPSGPGLLDSCLAMQVTGIGTADGQKSDNLVADAVELSSISSPKKEEVVSKQQVKDTENVQAAEEAQQMEVDKVVTVGGDTLSIQGGDDDHSSLHWILGSKERFVLTSERPNKKRKLLGRDAGLDRILLLPNSLSGASLCDFCCSPETRAESNKLLRCHSCNVLVHQKCYGVHEVPEGVWLCAWCKHLETTGEILERDGQEPGLRPCLLCPKEGGALKMVKGDSSLNTSGTTIKFMHLFCSLWTPEVHVVDTGSMELAMNMGGIEDRRRRLVCNVCKVKHGVCIRCSHGTCRTSFHPLCARESKHQMEIWGKFGCDNVELRVFCSKHYTIQAAKRLPKVRFTRKSRDKSMVQNEITNLNSEKLVQMDTDMEQNAVAGRIASEGNQAGSDAEMDSGGVIDSGNNRTPVDVAAVLRKLIDRGKISADEVAAEMGISLDSLQAALVGETTSFSPGLRLKIIKWLQSSIHMSALQQSRVRSSPAISSDIKGKDIDGSNAAAVKDPENKLAGDKMTDVEVLDAVLINSLPPRRRTKSNIRILKNNKALHSSGVASVLANGNRKIVDETDDMPVVISEDVKGDINGRKCSNLVESLSNEQNLPEMIIEDMFKIEDSIFPLDPNGGQKRSPSNVGHSDLSDAEYKVDDAVEKVSSLDCKSNQADANTTIPYGSQRDCSKNFESDNVLLSSKFDLEYDGFCSISNIHPLIKKKLLHMQNSVFFKNNPRVPFFNDSANILCPSCTQQRLSCSCTGTNHSLDMTNLDQLSKAKRMGILGLSPEDEVEGEIIYLQARLLDNDVVVKHSYEDLLLKIVQNLSHELNASNKHKWDLILVNQFLREVREAKKRGRKERRHKEAQAVLAAAAAAAAASSRNSSLRKDSNDEIISATQESSVKVNAATGRAGFSTASVPRAREALRSSVAKLSSDKHSLAFQMPDLLKDNALSCEICMRTETILNRIFVCSSCKVAVHLDCYRRLRNPIASWKCELCEDMSLPSTSPKSQTDGKDRSAAIAQCGLCGGATGAFRKSADGQWVHALCAEWLLESKFRRGQENLVEGMDTILKEKDTCGICYFNFGACLKCSYGHCQYTFHPSCARAAGFYMNAKATGASLQHKAYCGKHSIEQREADNQQCGAEDLKSLKQIRVELEKLRLLCERIIKREKLKKELVLCSHDILASRRDCVAYSVLVRSSFFPTGTSSESATTSINNRSYSGTVQRSDEITVDSTVSGKNKIRFSLNNRDFDRNTDDSSTSQLSYKWKLANRESFAGKQLPRRSTSIASRRSAEDGEKNAKARKTETFQKELVMTSDQASMQNQRLPKGFFYVPVGSLSKEKPITQDLESCEPRELGG; this is encoded by the exons CAGGTGACTGGAATTGGCACGGCGGATGGCCAGAAATCTGATAACTTGGTTGCTGATGCAGTTGAATTGAGTTCTATTTCATCGCCTAAGAAGGAAGAGGTAGTCTCGAAGCAGCAAGTCAAGGACACTGAGAATGTTCAGGCAGCTGAGGAGGCTCAACAAATGGAAGTAGACAAGGTTGTGACAGTTGGTGGTGATACATTATCCATACAAGGGGGAGATGATGACCATTCGTCTTTGCATTGGATTTTGGGCTCAAAGGAACGATTCGTGCTCACATCAGAGCGCCCCAATAAGAAAAGAAAGCTCTTGGGTAGAGATGCTGGCTTGGATAGGATATTACTGCTCCCTAATTCATTATCGGGAGCTTCTCTCTGTGATTTCTGTTGTTCTCCAGAGACTAGAGCCGAGTCAAATAAGTTGCTTCGCTGCCATTCTTGCAACGTCTTGGTGCACCAGAAATGTTATGGAGTACATGAGGTTCCAGAGGGGGTTTGGTTGTGCGCTTGGTGCAAGCATTTAGAAACAACAGGAGAAATTTTAGAGAGAGATGGTCAGGAGCCTGGTCTAAGGCCATGCTTGCTGTGCCCTAAAGAAGGTGGAGCATTGAAAATGGTGAAAGGGGATTCTTCTCTGAACACAAGTGGCACTACTATAAAGTTTATGCACTTGTTTTGCAGTCTATGGACACCAGAAGTGCATGTGGTAGATACTGGATCAATGGAACTGGCTATGAACATGGGAGGCATAGAAGACAGACGTAGGAGACTCGTATGTAATGTTTGCAAGGTGAAGCATGGTGTATGCATACGGTGTAGTCATG GAACATGCAGGACATCTTTTCACCCTCTGTGTGCAAGGGAGTCAAAGCATCAAATGGAGATATGGGGAAAGTTTGGATGTGATAAT GTTGAATTGCGAGTTTTTTGCTCAAAGCACTATACTATTCAAG CTGCTAAAAGGCTTCCAAAAGTGCGATTTACTCGCAAGAGCAGGGATAAAAGCATGGTGCAAAATGAAATTACAAACTTGAACTCGGAAAAGTTAGTACAAATGGACACGGATATGGAGCAGAATGCTGTGGCTGGTAGGATTGCTTCTGAAGGTAATCAAGCAGGTTCAGATGCAGAGATGGATTCTGGTGGAGTCATTGACAGTGGAAATAACAGAACTCCTGTTGATGTTGCTGCAGTTCTAAGAAAG CTAATTGATCGAGGTAAAATTAGTGCTGATGAAGTTGCAGCAGAGATGGGCATCTCATTGGATTCTTTACAAGCAGCTCTTGTT GGAGAAACAACATCCTTTTCACCTGGGTTGAGATTGAAAATTATCAAATGGCTTCAGAGTTCTATACATATGTCCGCTTTGCAACAATCAAGAGTTAGAAGTAGCCCTGCAATATCATCAGATATTAAAGGCAAAGATATTGACGGTTCAAATGCTGCTGCAGTAAAAGATCCTGAAAATAAACTAGCTGGTGATAAGATGACAGATGTTGAAGTGTTAGATGCTGTTCTGATTAATTCATTACCACCACGGCGGAGAACGAAAAGCAACATCAGGATACTGAAAAATAACAAAGCATTGCATTCATCTGGAGTAGCTTCAGTTCTGGCGAACGGTAACAGGAAAATAGTTGACGAGACTGATGACATGCCAGTTGTCATCAGTGAAGATGTGAAAGGAGATATTAATGGCAGGAAATGTTCCAATCTCGTTGAGAGTTTGTCAAATGAGCAAAATCTTCCGGAGATG ATAATCGAAGACATGTTTAAGATTGAGGATTCCATTTTTCCTCTGGATCCAAATGGAGGGCAGAAAA GAAGCCCCTCCAATGTTGGTCACAGTGACTTGTCTGATGCAGAGTATAAGGTGGATGATGCTGTGGAGAAGGTGTCTTCTCTTGATTGTAAAAGCAACCAAGCTGATGCTAATACCACAATACCATATGGCTCGCAGAGGGATTGCTCTAAGAATTTTGAAAGTGACAATGTGCTGCTTTCTAGTAAATTTGATCTAGA ATATGATGGATTTTGTTCAATTTCTAATATTCATCCATTGATCAAGAAGAAGTTGTTGCATATGCAGAACTCTGTGTTCTTCAAGAACAACCCTAGagttcctttcttcaatg ATTCAGCTAATATTTTGTGCCCTTCCTGCACTCAACAAAGACTGTCTTGTTCCTGCACCGGTACAAACCATTCATTGGATATGACAAATCTCGACCAGCTTTCTAAAGCTAAAAGGATGGGTATCTTGGGACTTTCCCCTGAAGATGAAGTGGAGGGGGAAATAATTTACTTACAAGCAAGGCTACTCGATAATGATGTTGTGGTCAAGCATAGTTATG AAGATTTATTGTTGAAGATTGTCCAGAATCTTTCACATGAGCTAAATGCTTCAAATAAACACAAATGGGATTTAATCCTTGTGAATCAGTTTCTCCGTGAAGTTAGAGAAGCAAAGAAGCGGGGAAGGAAAGAGAGAAGGCACAAAGAAGCCCAGGCTgtacttgctgctgctgctgcagcagctgCAGCTTCATCAAGAAACTCTTCATTAAGGAAAGATTCAAATGATGAGATCATCTCAGCAACTCAAGAG AGCTCTGTAAAAGTCAATGCTGCAACTGGTAGAGCAGGGTTCTCCACTGCATCGGTGCCTCGGGCAAGAGAGGCTTTGAGGTCATCTGTTGCTAAACTATCATCAGATAAGCATTCTCTGGCTTTTCAGATGCCAGATCTTTTAAAAGATAATGCACTGTCATGTGAAATTTGCATGCGAACTGAGACAATATTGAACCGGATCTTTGTCTGTTCAAGCTGCAAG GTTGCTGTTCACTTAGATTGCTACCGTAGGCTTAGAAATCCAATTGCTTCATGGAAATGTGAGCTATGCGAGGACATGTCCTTGCCATCTACTAGTCCTAAAAGTCAAACAGATGGCAAGGATAGATCTGCTGCTATAGCTCAATGTGGCTTATGTGGTGGTGCAACCGGTGCCTTTAGAAAGTCAGCAGATGGTCAGTGGGTTCATGCTTTATGTGCAGAG TGGCTGTTGGAGTCGAAGTTCAGAAGAGGGCAAGAAAATCTAGTGGAAGGAATG GACACTATTTTGAAGGAAAAGGACACTTGTGGTATCTGTTATTTCAATTTTGGTGCATGCCTAAAG TGCAGCTATGGACACTGTCAATATACTTTTCATCCTTCCTGTGCTAGAGCTGCtggattttacatgaatgccaaGGCCACTGGTGCAAGCTTACAACATAAGGCTTATTGTGGCAAGCATAGCATAGAGCAGAGAGAG GCTGACAACCAGCAATGTGGAGCTGAGGATCTGAAGAGCTTAAAACAAATACGG GTTGAATTGGAAAAATTGCGTCTTCTTTGTGAACGCATtatcaaaagagaaaaattaaaG AAAGAGTTGGTTCTTTGTTCACATGACATACTTGCTTCAAGAAGGGATTGTGTTGCGTATTCAGTGCTTGTAAGGAGTTCCTTTTTCCCAACTGGCACTAGTTCTGAATCTGCTACAACCTCTATAAATAATAGATCCTACAGTGGAACAGTTCAAAGATCAGACGAGATCACTGTGGACAGTACCGTTTCTGGTAAAAACAAAATTAGGTTTTCCTTGAACAATAGGGACTTTGATAGAAACACTGATGACAGCTCTACATCACAACTATCATATAAATGGAAATTAGCCAATAGGGAATCTTTTGCTGGTAAGCAACTTCCACGCAGATCAACATCTATTGCTTCAAGGAGATCAGCAGAAGATGGAGAAAAGAATGCTAAGGCAAGAAAG ACCGAGACTTTCCAGAAGGAGCTTGTGATGACTTCAGACCAAGCTTCTATGCAGAATCAACGGCTTCCTAAAGGATTCTTTTATGTTCCTGTTGGCTCTCTTTCTAAAGAAAAGCCAATTACCCAGGATTTGGAGTCTTGTGAGCCACGAGAGCTGGGTGGTTAG
- the LOC135583671 gene encoding uncharacterized protein LOC135583671 isoform X5 has protein sequence MRPPRCPHRNMVGRGADGRPDAEEDPSPAAAPSEAGLPGVDLLAQARKALSFRCPFDAEESTPRVPTLPSGLASFLLRASEGHRKHKKSQGETSEKPLGNRKPSTVWDETEEFFRPVTLDDIDMLVPKLPSGPGLLDSCLAMQVTGIGTADGQKSDNLVADAVELSSISSPKKEEVVSKQQVKDTENVQAAEEAQQMEVDKVVTVGGDTLSIQGGDDDHSSLHWILGSKERFVLTSERPNKKRKLLGRDAGLDRILLLPNSLSGASLCDFCCSPETRAESNKLLRCHSCNVLVHQKCYGVHEVPEGVWLCAWCKHLETTGEILERDGQEPGLRPCLLCPKEGGALKMVKGDSSLNTSGTTIKFMHLFCSLWTPEVHVVDTGSMELAMNMGGIEDRRRRLVCNVCKVKHGVCIRCSHGTCRTSFHPLCARESKHQMEIWGKFGCDNVELRVFCSKHYTIQAAKRLPKVRFTRKSRDKSMVQNEITNLNSEKLVQMDTDMEQNAVAGRIASEGNQAGSDAEMDSGGVIDSGNNRTPVDVAAVLRKLIDRGKISADEVAAEMGISLDSLQAALVGETTSFSPGLRLKIIKWLQSSIHMSALQQSRVRSSPAISSDIKGKDIDGSNAAAVKDPENKLAGDKMTDVEVLDAVLINSLPPRRRTKSNIRILKNNKALHSSGVASVLANGNRKIVDETDDMPVVISEDVKGDINGRKCSNLVESLSNEQNLPEMQIIEDMFKIEDSIFPLDPNGGQKRSPSNVGHSDLSDAEYKVDDAVEKVSSLDCKSNQADANTTIPYGSQRDCSKNFESDNVLLSSKFDLEYDGFCSISNIHPLIKKKLLHMQNSVFFKNNPRVPFFNDSANILCPSCTQQRLSCSCTGTNHSLDMTNLDQLSKAKRMGILGLSPEDEVEGEIIYLQARLLDNDVVVKHSYEDLLLKIVQNLSHELNASNKHKWDLILVNQFLREVREAKKRGRKERRHKEAQAVLAAAAAAAAASSRNSSLRKDSNDEIISATQESSVKVNAATGRAGFSTASVPRAREALRSSVAKLSSDKHSLAFQMPDLLKDNALSCEICMRTETILNRIFVCSSCKVAVHLDCYRRLRNPIASWKCELCEDMSLPSTSPKSQTDGKDRSAAIAQCGLCGGATGAFRKSADGQWVHALCAEWLLESKFRRGQENLVEGMDTILKEKDTCGICYFNFGACLKCSYGHCQYTFHPSCARAAGFYMNAKATGASLQHKAYCGKHSIEQREADNQQCGAEDLKSLKQIRVELEKLRLLCERIIKREKLKKELVLCSHDILASRRDCVAYSVLVRSSFFPTGTSSESATTSINNRSYSGTVQRSDEITVDSTVSGKNKIRFSLNNRDFDRNTDDSSTSQLSYKWKLANRESFAGKQLPRRSTSIASRRSAEDGEKNAKARKTETFQKELVMTSDQASMQNQRLPKGFFYVPVGSLSKEKPITQDLESCEPRELGG, from the exons CAGGTGACTGGAATTGGCACGGCGGATGGCCAGAAATCTGATAACTTGGTTGCTGATGCAGTTGAATTGAGTTCTATTTCATCGCCTAAGAAGGAAGAGGTAGTCTCGAAGCAGCAAGTCAAGGACACTGAGAATGTTCAGGCAGCTGAGGAGGCTCAACAAATGGAAGTAGACAAGGTTGTGACAGTTGGTGGTGATACATTATCCATACAAGGGGGAGATGATGACCATTCGTCTTTGCATTGGATTTTGGGCTCAAAGGAACGATTCGTGCTCACATCAGAGCGCCCCAATAAGAAAAGAAAGCTCTTGGGTAGAGATGCTGGCTTGGATAGGATATTACTGCTCCCTAATTCATTATCGGGAGCTTCTCTCTGTGATTTCTGTTGTTCTCCAGAGACTAGAGCCGAGTCAAATAAGTTGCTTCGCTGCCATTCTTGCAACGTCTTGGTGCACCAGAAATGTTATGGAGTACATGAGGTTCCAGAGGGGGTTTGGTTGTGCGCTTGGTGCAAGCATTTAGAAACAACAGGAGAAATTTTAGAGAGAGATGGTCAGGAGCCTGGTCTAAGGCCATGCTTGCTGTGCCCTAAAGAAGGTGGAGCATTGAAAATGGTGAAAGGGGATTCTTCTCTGAACACAAGTGGCACTACTATAAAGTTTATGCACTTGTTTTGCAGTCTATGGACACCAGAAGTGCATGTGGTAGATACTGGATCAATGGAACTGGCTATGAACATGGGAGGCATAGAAGACAGACGTAGGAGACTCGTATGTAATGTTTGCAAGGTGAAGCATGGTGTATGCATACGGTGTAGTCATG GAACATGCAGGACATCTTTTCACCCTCTGTGTGCAAGGGAGTCAAAGCATCAAATGGAGATATGGGGAAAGTTTGGATGTGATAAT GTTGAATTGCGAGTTTTTTGCTCAAAGCACTATACTATTCAAG CTGCTAAAAGGCTTCCAAAAGTGCGATTTACTCGCAAGAGCAGGGATAAAAGCATGGTGCAAAATGAAATTACAAACTTGAACTCGGAAAAGTTAGTACAAATGGACACGGATATGGAGCAGAATGCTGTGGCTGGTAGGATTGCTTCTGAAGGTAATCAAGCAGGTTCAGATGCAGAGATGGATTCTGGTGGAGTCATTGACAGTGGAAATAACAGAACTCCTGTTGATGTTGCTGCAGTTCTAAGAAAG CTAATTGATCGAGGTAAAATTAGTGCTGATGAAGTTGCAGCAGAGATGGGCATCTCATTGGATTCTTTACAAGCAGCTCTTGTT GGAGAAACAACATCCTTTTCACCTGGGTTGAGATTGAAAATTATCAAATGGCTTCAGAGTTCTATACATATGTCCGCTTTGCAACAATCAAGAGTTAGAAGTAGCCCTGCAATATCATCAGATATTAAAGGCAAAGATATTGACGGTTCAAATGCTGCTGCAGTAAAAGATCCTGAAAATAAACTAGCTGGTGATAAGATGACAGATGTTGAAGTGTTAGATGCTGTTCTGATTAATTCATTACCACCACGGCGGAGAACGAAAAGCAACATCAGGATACTGAAAAATAACAAAGCATTGCATTCATCTGGAGTAGCTTCAGTTCTGGCGAACGGTAACAGGAAAATAGTTGACGAGACTGATGACATGCCAGTTGTCATCAGTGAAGATGTGAAAGGAGATATTAATGGCAGGAAATGTTCCAATCTCGTTGAGAGTTTGTCAAATGAGCAAAATCTTCCGGAGATG CAGATAATCGAAGACATGTTTAAGATTGAGGATTCCATTTTTCCTCTGGATCCAAATGGAGGGCAGAAAA GAAGCCCCTCCAATGTTGGTCACAGTGACTTGTCTGATGCAGAGTATAAGGTGGATGATGCTGTGGAGAAGGTGTCTTCTCTTGATTGTAAAAGCAACCAAGCTGATGCTAATACCACAATACCATATGGCTCGCAGAGGGATTGCTCTAAGAATTTTGAAAGTGACAATGTGCTGCTTTCTAGTAAATTTGATCTAGA ATATGATGGATTTTGTTCAATTTCTAATATTCATCCATTGATCAAGAAGAAGTTGTTGCATATGCAGAACTCTGTGTTCTTCAAGAACAACCCTAGagttcctttcttcaatg ATTCAGCTAATATTTTGTGCCCTTCCTGCACTCAACAAAGACTGTCTTGTTCCTGCACCGGTACAAACCATTCATTGGATATGACAAATCTCGACCAGCTTTCTAAAGCTAAAAGGATGGGTATCTTGGGACTTTCCCCTGAAGATGAAGTGGAGGGGGAAATAATTTACTTACAAGCAAGGCTACTCGATAATGATGTTGTGGTCAAGCATAGTTATG AAGATTTATTGTTGAAGATTGTCCAGAATCTTTCACATGAGCTAAATGCTTCAAATAAACACAAATGGGATTTAATCCTTGTGAATCAGTTTCTCCGTGAAGTTAGAGAAGCAAAGAAGCGGGGAAGGAAAGAGAGAAGGCACAAAGAAGCCCAGGCTgtacttgctgctgctgctgcagcagctgCAGCTTCATCAAGAAACTCTTCATTAAGGAAAGATTCAAATGATGAGATCATCTCAGCAACTCAAGAG AGCTCTGTAAAAGTCAATGCTGCAACTGGTAGAGCAGGGTTCTCCACTGCATCGGTGCCTCGGGCAAGAGAGGCTTTGAGGTCATCTGTTGCTAAACTATCATCAGATAAGCATTCTCTGGCTTTTCAGATGCCAGATCTTTTAAAAGATAATGCACTGTCATGTGAAATTTGCATGCGAACTGAGACAATATTGAACCGGATCTTTGTCTGTTCAAGCTGCAAG GTTGCTGTTCACTTAGATTGCTACCGTAGGCTTAGAAATCCAATTGCTTCATGGAAATGTGAGCTATGCGAGGACATGTCCTTGCCATCTACTAGTCCTAAAAGTCAAACAGATGGCAAGGATAGATCTGCTGCTATAGCTCAATGTGGCTTATGTGGTGGTGCAACCGGTGCCTTTAGAAAGTCAGCAGATGGTCAGTGGGTTCATGCTTTATGTGCAGAG TGGCTGTTGGAGTCGAAGTTCAGAAGAGGGCAAGAAAATCTAGTGGAAGGAATG GACACTATTTTGAAGGAAAAGGACACTTGTGGTATCTGTTATTTCAATTTTGGTGCATGCCTAAAG TGCAGCTATGGACACTGTCAATATACTTTTCATCCTTCCTGTGCTAGAGCTGCtggattttacatgaatgccaaGGCCACTGGTGCAAGCTTACAACATAAGGCTTATTGTGGCAAGCATAGCATAGAGCAGAGAGAG GCTGACAACCAGCAATGTGGAGCTGAGGATCTGAAGAGCTTAAAACAAATACGG GTTGAATTGGAAAAATTGCGTCTTCTTTGTGAACGCATtatcaaaagagaaaaattaaaG AAAGAGTTGGTTCTTTGTTCACATGACATACTTGCTTCAAGAAGGGATTGTGTTGCGTATTCAGTGCTTGTAAGGAGTTCCTTTTTCCCAACTGGCACTAGTTCTGAATCTGCTACAACCTCTATAAATAATAGATCCTACAGTGGAACAGTTCAAAGATCAGACGAGATCACTGTGGACAGTACCGTTTCTGGTAAAAACAAAATTAGGTTTTCCTTGAACAATAGGGACTTTGATAGAAACACTGATGACAGCTCTACATCACAACTATCATATAAATGGAAATTAGCCAATAGGGAATCTTTTGCTGGTAAGCAACTTCCACGCAGATCAACATCTATTGCTTCAAGGAGATCAGCAGAAGATGGAGAAAAGAATGCTAAGGCAAGAAAG ACCGAGACTTTCCAGAAGGAGCTTGTGATGACTTCAGACCAAGCTTCTATGCAGAATCAACGGCTTCCTAAAGGATTCTTTTATGTTCCTGTTGGCTCTCTTTCTAAAGAAAAGCCAATTACCCAGGATTTGGAGTCTTGTGAGCCACGAGAGCTGGGTGGTTAG